One Echinicola strongylocentroti DNA window includes the following coding sequences:
- a CDS encoding M28 family peptidase: protein MKRNYILATAMGLMLSWQATAQEQSLAEKYAGTISDVDLEEYLSYLASDEMEGRETGEKGQKMAAEYLSGFYNEIGLEGPVDGKYTQPFSLASVSYGDIELKVGKQKLVNNEDFVFIGDGDIKKEKTELVFLGLANEENLEKVNVEGKFVGLWAIGQRAGGLMDQIWEAGATGIIVVTMEGQSNFDRLANRYKSLSGKGRLGFEKPTEQKPVFLVSSDKMASLFEKSVEELKQAAKDDPASVSSQKVRYKIEKNKKMVGTENVMGYLEGTDKKDEVLVISSHYDHIGINSKGEINNGADDDGSGTVSVMEIAQAFATAAKEGNRPRRSVLFLNVSGEEKGLLGSEYYTDNPVFPLENTVNDLNIDMVGRVDYEYQDAENQDYVYVIGSDMLASQLKTIIEYNNITHTDLILDYRYDAEDDPNRFYYRSDHYNFAKHNIPVAFFFNGVHDDYHQPTDTVDKIEFGLMEKRAKLIFYAAWDLANRDKRTPVDGSNDRGER, encoded by the coding sequence ATGAAGAGAAATTATATCTTGGCCACTGCCATGGGCCTAATGCTTTCCTGGCAAGCCACTGCCCAAGAGCAGTCACTGGCTGAAAAATACGCCGGTACCATCAGTGATGTAGATCTAGAGGAATACCTTTCCTACTTGGCATCAGATGAAATGGAAGGCAGGGAAACAGGTGAAAAAGGCCAGAAAATGGCTGCAGAATACCTGAGCGGATTTTATAATGAAATCGGTCTGGAAGGCCCTGTAGATGGCAAATACACCCAACCATTTTCCTTGGCCAGCGTTTCCTACGGAGACATCGAGCTCAAAGTGGGCAAGCAAAAACTGGTCAACAACGAAGACTTTGTGTTCATCGGTGACGGTGATATCAAAAAAGAAAAAACAGAACTGGTTTTCCTAGGCCTGGCCAATGAAGAAAACCTCGAAAAGGTGAACGTAGAAGGTAAATTCGTCGGGCTATGGGCCATCGGCCAACGTGCTGGTGGACTGATGGACCAAATCTGGGAAGCGGGCGCCACGGGCATCATCGTGGTCACCATGGAAGGCCAGTCCAACTTTGACCGCTTGGCCAACCGCTACAAATCTCTCAGCGGAAAAGGCCGACTGGGTTTTGAAAAACCTACAGAGCAAAAACCGGTGTTCTTGGTAAGCTCCGATAAAATGGCCAGCTTGTTCGAAAAGTCCGTTGAGGAACTTAAGCAAGCTGCCAAGGACGATCCTGCCAGCGTTTCTTCCCAAAAAGTACGCTACAAGATCGAAAAGAACAAAAAAATGGTAGGCACCGAAAATGTAATGGGCTACCTTGAAGGCACGGACAAAAAAGACGAAGTCCTCGTGATCTCTTCCCACTATGATCACATAGGCATCAATAGCAAAGGGGAAATCAACAATGGCGCAGATGATGATGGCTCCGGCACCGTTTCTGTCATGGAAATCGCCCAGGCATTTGCTACCGCCGCCAAGGAAGGCAACCGGCCAAGAAGATCGGTACTTTTCCTCAATGTCTCTGGTGAAGAAAAAGGGCTATTGGGTTCGGAGTATTATACCGACAACCCTGTATTCCCACTTGAAAACACCGTCAACGACCTGAACATCGACATGGTGGGTCGCGTGGACTACGAATATCAAGATGCCGAAAACCAAGATTACGTGTACGTGATCGGTTCTGATATGCTGGCCTCACAGCTGAAGACCATCATCGAATACAATAACATTACCCACACTGATTTGATCCTGGATTACCGTTATGATGCGGAAGATGATCCGAACAGGTTCTACTACCGTTCTGACCATTATAACTTCGCCAAGCACAACATCCCCGTTGCATTCTTCTTTAACGGTGTGCATGACGACTACCATCAGCCTACTGACACCGTGGACAAGATCGAATTTGGTCTCATGGAAAAAAGGGCCAAGCTGATCTTCTACGCCGCTTGGGACCTGGCCAACAGGGACAAAAGAACGCCCGTGGACGGCAGCAACGACCGAGGAGAACGATAA
- a CDS encoding DEAD/DEAH box helicase, with the protein MSDSPQSFENFKLNKQLLEAVKEAGYTKPTPIQEKTIPLALGGQDILGIAQTGTGKTAAYVLPLLMKAKYAQGEHARALILAPTRELVIQIEQAILELGKYTDLRYVCLYGGIGPTPQIEKIREGVDIIIATPGRFMDIYSKGEIFVRNIKTMIMDEADKMMDMGFMPQLRSILEVIPVKRQNMLFSATFSERVEHISHEFLEFPERIEIALQATTADTVSQTKYFVPNLKTKITLLDHLLQNQEINRVIVFTKSRKNAEAVYQYLERRKHGEIRVIHANKGQNTRINSVDDFKSGNVRILVATDVAARGLDISMVSHVVNFDVPLIYEDYVHRVGRTGRAEQEGAAFTFINPAEEYHFGRIEEIIRMDVPEEPIPKEVRIAETPFAEKQAYDREIDKQKQKADPTFKGAFHEKKARATSNPHYNPDKKKVRGNKNSKAKKNRNQMKKKGGKR; encoded by the coding sequence ATGTCTGATAGCCCGCAGTCTTTCGAGAATTTTAAACTGAATAAGCAGCTTTTGGAAGCAGTGAAAGAAGCCGGCTATACCAAGCCTACGCCGATTCAGGAAAAGACCATTCCGCTGGCACTTGGTGGTCAGGACATTTTGGGCATCGCCCAGACAGGCACCGGAAAGACGGCTGCCTATGTGCTTCCGCTACTCATGAAAGCCAAATACGCCCAAGGTGAACATGCAAGAGCATTAATATTGGCGCCGACGCGAGAACTGGTGATTCAGATAGAACAGGCTATCCTGGAGCTTGGGAAATACACGGACCTGCGGTACGTCTGCCTCTATGGGGGGATCGGGCCTACACCCCAGATCGAAAAAATCCGCGAGGGCGTGGACATTATCATCGCCACTCCCGGTCGGTTTATGGATATCTATAGTAAAGGAGAGATCTTTGTCCGCAATATCAAGACCATGATAATGGACGAAGCGGATAAAATGATGGACATGGGTTTTATGCCGCAGCTCCGGTCGATTTTGGAGGTTATTCCGGTAAAGCGGCAAAACATGCTTTTTTCGGCGACCTTCTCCGAAAGGGTGGAGCATATTTCTCATGAGTTTTTGGAGTTTCCGGAGCGAATTGAAATAGCACTGCAAGCCACTACGGCAGATACGGTGTCGCAGACCAAGTATTTTGTGCCCAACCTGAAGACCAAGATCACCCTGCTGGACCACCTCCTTCAGAATCAGGAAATTAATCGGGTGATTGTCTTCACCAAATCCCGCAAAAATGCTGAAGCCGTCTACCAATACCTCGAGCGTAGAAAACACGGTGAAATCCGCGTGATCCACGCCAACAAAGGCCAAAACACCCGGATCAATTCGGTGGATGATTTTAAGTCGGGAAATGTACGGATTCTCGTGGCGACGGATGTAGCGGCCAGGGGACTGGATATCAGTATGGTCAGCCATGTGGTGAATTTTGATGTGCCGCTGATTTATGAGGACTATGTCCATCGCGTGGGACGTACCGGGCGAGCAGAACAGGAAGGTGCTGCGTTTACTTTTATCAACCCGGCAGAAGAGTACCATTTTGGACGGATCGAGGAAATCATCCGCATGGACGTTCCCGAAGAGCCGATACCCAAGGAGGTGCGGATCGCCGAGACGCCTTTTGCAGAAAAACAGGCCTATGACCGTGAGATCGACAAGCAAAAACAAAAAGCAGACCCCACCTTCAAAGGGGCCTTTCATGAGAAAAAAGCCCGCGCCACCAGTAATCCCCACTATAATCCCGACAAGAAAAAAGTCCGTGGTAACAAGAACAGCAAAGCCAAGAAAAACCGTAACCAGATGAAGAAAAAAGGCGGCAAACGGTAG
- a CDS encoding dihydroorotase: MKKRILITDANIVNEGKIIRGDVYIQDGLIFSAGGNLKDFEKEADVTIDAKGKYLLPGLIDDQVHFREPGLTHKAEIYTEAKAAVAGGVTTFMEMPNTVPQATTLELLEEKYNIAAEKSLANYSFYLGATNDNLDELLKADPSTICGIKVFQGSSTGNMLVDNQETLEGIFEKCEMLIATHSENDDIIKANLEKYKAEYGDDIPVKYHPKIRSAEACYDASKRVVDLARKHGTKLHILHISTAKEVRLFDNTLPLEEKRITAEACIHHMWFSEEDYDKKGTLIKWNPAVKTAEDRDEILKGVLDDHIDVIATDHAPHTLEEKDNPYTKAPSGGPLVQHSLVALLEMYHQGKITLEQIVQKTCHNVAILFEIDKRGYIRPGYHADLVLVDLDNPWEVKKENILSKCGWSPFEGQTFQSKITHTIVSGHIAYENETFHEEQKGQRLKFSRK, encoded by the coding sequence ATGAAGAAGCGTATTTTGATCACTGATGCAAATATAGTAAATGAAGGTAAGATAATCCGTGGAGATGTCTATATACAGGACGGATTGATCTTCTCTGCAGGTGGAAACCTAAAGGATTTTGAGAAAGAAGCAGATGTTACCATAGACGCAAAAGGAAAATATTTGCTTCCCGGGCTGATCGATGACCAAGTCCACTTCCGTGAGCCGGGCCTTACACACAAAGCCGAAATCTACACCGAAGCGAAAGCCGCCGTGGCAGGAGGGGTCACCACTTTTATGGAAATGCCCAACACCGTCCCACAAGCTACTACATTGGAGCTCTTGGAGGAAAAATACAACATCGCGGCTGAAAAGTCACTGGCCAATTACTCTTTCTACCTTGGCGCCACCAATGACAACTTGGATGAGCTGCTCAAAGCTGACCCAAGCACCATCTGCGGCATCAAGGTATTCCAAGGCTCTTCTACGGGCAATATGCTGGTGGACAATCAAGAGACGCTGGAAGGCATCTTCGAAAAATGCGAAATGCTCATCGCTACGCACAGTGAAAATGACGATATCATCAAAGCCAACCTTGAAAAATACAAAGCAGAATACGGCGATGACATCCCCGTAAAGTACCATCCTAAGATCCGCTCGGCAGAAGCCTGCTACGATGCCTCGAAGCGCGTCGTAGACCTGGCCAGAAAACATGGTACCAAACTCCACATCCTCCACATCAGCACCGCCAAGGAGGTAAGGCTCTTTGACAATACCCTCCCGCTAGAGGAAAAGCGGATCACCGCAGAAGCCTGTATTCACCATATGTGGTTCTCTGAGGAAGATTATGATAAAAAAGGCACCTTGATCAAATGGAACCCTGCCGTAAAAACAGCCGAAGACCGTGACGAGATCCTAAAAGGTGTGCTGGATGATCACATAGACGTTATTGCTACAGACCATGCTCCTCACACCTTGGAAGAAAAGGACAACCCTTATACCAAAGCTCCTTCAGGAGGCCCTTTGGTGCAGCACAGCTTGGTGGCACTACTGGAAATGTACCATCAGGGCAAAATCACCCTAGAGCAAATCGTCCAAAAAACCTGTCATAATGTCGCGATTTTGTTTGAAATTGACAAAAGAGGCTATATCCGCCCCGGATATCATGCCGATTTGGTACTAGTGGACTTGGATAACCCTTGGGAAGTTAAAAAAGAGAACATCCTTTCGAAATGCGGCTGGTCGCCGTTTGAAGGGCAGACTTTTCAGTCAAAAATCACACACACAATAGTTTCCGGACATATTGCGTACGAAAATGAGACATTCCACGAGGAGCAAAAAGGGCAACGGCTTAAATTTTCCAGAAAATAA
- a CDS encoding amylo-alpha-1,6-glucosidase, with amino-acid sequence MSYIHFDKTELINLNYSLEKETIRSNRSGCYTSTTIIGCNTRKYHGLLVAPQPQIDSQLHVLLSTIHETVIQRGASFNLGICKYPGNYSPRGHKYLEDYSTEPIPNLIYRVGGVVLQKEMILDTTADRMMIKYTLLDAHSPTTLRLSPFLAFRGYHGLSKANTYVNKKYNKVKNGLEFKLYEAYSPLSLQTSKKNDFIAVPDWYYDIEYIREKERGYDFLEDLYVPGYFEFPIEKGESVIFAAGLEEADPDSLAEAFERELKRRTPRDNFENCLKNAAGQFISRRGDETRVIAGYPWFGWWGRDTLIAVPGLTLTQGDDTTFKEVMHTMSKDIKGAMFPNIGSGGQFNMNTLDAPLWYFWAWQQYENYTGDRKTITDQYLPKLKGIIDGLLAGSDFNIKVLENGLLYGGQEGIALTWMDAVTSDGPVTPRIGCPVEINALWYNALCYYHELTGEDFARELAEKVKAAFVTNFWDKEKGYLADVVDGNHKDWSIRPNMVFSTSLPYSPLDDPQKADVLEAIKLYLLTPRGLRTLAPRNPAYKGYYQGNQYQRDNAYHQGTVWPWLLGHFAEGYLKIHGKAGKNMIEKLLEGFDDTMTQYGIGSIAEIYDGDPPHRPKGAISQAWSVGELLRIMHLVNQY; translated from the coding sequence ATGAGCTACATCCATTTTGATAAGACAGAATTAATTAACTTAAATTATTCTCTCGAAAAAGAAACCATCAGGTCCAACCGATCGGGATGCTATACCAGCACCACTATCATCGGATGTAACACAAGGAAATACCACGGGCTGCTAGTGGCACCACAACCACAAATAGATTCGCAGCTCCATGTCCTGCTATCCACCATTCACGAAACAGTCATCCAGCGAGGAGCCAGTTTTAACCTCGGCATCTGCAAATACCCCGGCAACTATTCGCCCAGAGGGCATAAATACTTGGAAGACTATAGCACTGAGCCCATCCCCAACCTAATATACAGGGTAGGCGGTGTAGTCCTACAAAAAGAAATGATCCTCGACACCACCGCAGACCGAATGATGATAAAATACACCCTATTGGATGCTCACTCGCCCACCACACTCCGGCTGAGTCCTTTTTTGGCCTTCAGGGGTTATCATGGTCTATCCAAGGCCAACACCTATGTCAATAAAAAATACAACAAAGTAAAAAACGGCCTTGAATTCAAACTGTACGAAGCCTACTCTCCATTATCCCTCCAAACCTCCAAAAAGAATGACTTTATAGCGGTTCCAGACTGGTACTACGACATCGAGTACATTAGGGAAAAAGAACGCGGTTACGACTTTCTGGAAGACCTTTACGTACCCGGCTATTTTGAATTCCCCATCGAAAAAGGGGAGTCCGTCATATTTGCCGCTGGCTTAGAGGAAGCAGATCCCGATTCTTTGGCAGAAGCCTTTGAACGAGAACTCAAGAGAAGGACACCAAGAGACAATTTCGAAAACTGCCTTAAAAATGCCGCTGGCCAATTCATCAGTCGGCGCGGTGATGAGACCAGGGTCATTGCCGGTTACCCTTGGTTTGGCTGGTGGGGAAGGGACACGTTGATCGCCGTTCCAGGCCTCACCCTTACACAAGGTGACGACACCACTTTTAAAGAGGTCATGCACACCATGTCAAAAGACATCAAAGGTGCCATGTTTCCCAATATTGGCAGCGGAGGACAGTTTAACATGAACACGCTGGATGCCCCACTCTGGTATTTTTGGGCGTGGCAGCAATACGAAAACTACACAGGAGATCGTAAAACTATCACCGACCAATACCTCCCCAAGCTGAAAGGCATTATCGACGGGCTCTTGGCCGGGAGTGATTTCAATATCAAGGTACTGGAAAACGGCCTGCTCTATGGCGGACAAGAAGGTATCGCCCTTACCTGGATGGATGCAGTCACCTCCGATGGCCCTGTTACTCCGCGGATCGGCTGCCCAGTTGAGATCAATGCACTTTGGTACAACGCACTTTGTTATTACCACGAACTTACAGGCGAAGATTTTGCAAGAGAGTTGGCAGAAAAGGTTAAAGCCGCCTTCGTTACCAATTTTTGGGACAAAGAGAAAGGCTACCTCGCTGATGTTGTCGACGGCAACCATAAAGATTGGTCCATCCGACCCAATATGGTATTCAGCACTTCACTTCCTTACAGCCCACTGGACGATCCCCAGAAAGCTGACGTACTGGAAGCCATCAAGCTCTACCTCCTCACTCCTAGAGGACTCAGGACACTGGCTCCCCGTAACCCCGCCTACAAAGGCTACTACCAAGGAAACCAGTACCAAAGAGACAATGCATATCACCAAGGGACGGTATGGCCATGGCTACTTGGGCATTTTGCAGAAGGCTACTTAAAAATACACGGCAAAGCGGGCAAAAACATGATCGAAAAGCTCCTTGAAGGCTTTGACGACACCATGACACAATATGGCATTGGCTCCATTGCGGAGATTTACGATGGCGACCCTCCACACAGGCCAAAAGGAGCTATTTCACAAGCTTGGAGTGTCGGAGAGCTTCTCCGGATCATGCATTTAGTTAATCAATATTAA
- a CDS encoding glycosyltransferase family 4 protein — MKVLMFGWEFPPHISGGLGTACYGLLKGMAHFDHEVVFVVPKLYGDEDPLADFVNASDVEIDYREKRFKEIWKNLTYLEVSSFLIPYLGPEEYARFTDKALHDRTDVDESIFANKFSFSGKYTKDLIMEVSRYALVGAQIAKSKEHDIIHAHDWLSFPAGVAAKKISGKPLVVHVHATEFDRSGEHVNQRVYDIERSGMEIADKIIAVSHLTKKTIITRYGIPEEKVTVIHNAVLDTSIITSTATKKVPEKIVTFLGRITFQKGPEYFIEAANKVLKKDENVRFVMAGSGDLMNRMIDRVAELRIATKFHFTGFLKGGDVDQMFAISDVYVMPSVSEPFGISPLEAVRYNTPVIISKQSGVAEVLTNALKIDFWDIDAMADAIFALLHYGGISTMFQQCGSEELKKMKWEHVAEKIFALYDKTLTVTHS, encoded by the coding sequence ATGAAGGTATTAATGTTTGGATGGGAATTTCCGCCGCACATCTCCGGTGGGTTGGGCACTGCCTGCTATGGACTTCTTAAAGGAATGGCACATTTTGACCACGAAGTGGTTTTTGTCGTGCCAAAGCTCTATGGAGATGAAGATCCACTGGCAGACTTTGTCAATGCCAGCGATGTCGAGATCGATTACAGGGAAAAGCGGTTTAAAGAAATTTGGAAAAACCTCACTTATTTAGAGGTCAGTTCCTTCTTAATACCATACCTAGGACCGGAAGAGTACGCCCGATTCACCGATAAGGCCCTCCATGACAGAACGGACGTGGATGAAAGCATTTTTGCCAATAAGTTCTCTTTTAGCGGTAAATACACCAAGGACCTGATCATGGAAGTATCGCGTTATGCGTTAGTGGGTGCCCAAATCGCCAAAAGCAAGGAGCATGACATCATCCATGCCCATGACTGGCTCTCTTTTCCTGCAGGTGTAGCCGCCAAAAAAATCAGCGGAAAGCCACTTGTTGTCCATGTACACGCCACAGAATTTGACCGATCAGGTGAGCATGTCAACCAGCGCGTATATGACATCGAGCGATCTGGCATGGAAATAGCAGACAAGATCATCGCTGTAAGCCATCTCACCAAGAAAACGATCATTACCCGCTATGGCATTCCTGAAGAAAAGGTCACCGTCATCCATAATGCTGTTCTGGACACCAGTATCATCACCAGCACAGCCACTAAGAAAGTCCCTGAAAAAATAGTTACTTTTCTAGGAAGAATAACCTTCCAAAAAGGCCCTGAATACTTTATAGAAGCAGCCAATAAGGTACTCAAAAAAGACGAAAATGTCCGCTTCGTAATGGCAGGATCAGGCGACCTGATGAACAGGATGATCGACCGCGTGGCTGAATTGCGGATAGCCACCAAATTCCATTTTACCGGTTTTCTAAAAGGCGGAGATGTAGATCAGATGTTTGCCATCAGCGATGTCTATGTGATGCCTTCCGTGTCGGAGCCGTTTGGCATCTCTCCCCTTGAAGCTGTCCGCTACAACACTCCCGTGATTATTTCCAAGCAATCGGGAGTAGCAGAAGTCCTTACCAATGCACTAAAAATAGATTTTTGGGACATTGACGCAATGGCAGATGCCATCTTTGCCCTGCTTCACTATGGAGGGATATCTACGATGTTCCAACAATGCGGAAGTGAAGAACTCAAAAAAATGAAGTGGGAGCACGTCGCTGAAAAGATCTTCGCCCTTTATGATAAAACTCTAACCGTAACACATTCATGA
- a CDS encoding glycoside hydrolase family 57 protein, which translates to MRTICFYFQVHQPYRLKPYRFFDIGEDHHYWDDFANKSIMRKVAEKCYLPMNALLLELIEKYQGKFKVSFSLSGVFMDQMEEYAPDVLESFQKLVATGHAELLNETYAHALSALKSKEEFHDMVRAQQEKVKKLFNGYTPKVFRNTELIYSDIIGEMVAELGYEAILTEGAKHILGWKSPNYVYCNAIEPKLKVLLKNFRLSDDIAFRFGEKAWADWPLTTDKFVNWINQIPQEEEVINLFMDYETFGEHQWAESGIFEFMRHLPDAVLNQSNFSFSTPSMVVEEASPVGKIHVPVPISWADEERDLTAWLGNDLQDEAFDRLYELEPLVRQSKDPQIQKDWKYLQTSDHFYYMCTKFFSDGDIHAYFSPYDSPYEAFINFMNVLSDFMLRLKKEQNTPITEK; encoded by the coding sequence ATGAGAACCATTTGTTTTTATTTTCAGGTACACCAGCCGTATCGGCTAAAACCTTACCGATTCTTTGATATTGGCGAAGATCATCACTACTGGGATGACTTTGCCAATAAAAGCATCATGCGAAAAGTAGCCGAAAAATGCTATCTGCCCATGAATGCTTTACTGCTCGAATTGATCGAAAAGTACCAGGGTAAGTTCAAAGTCAGCTTCTCTCTTTCGGGAGTATTCATGGACCAAATGGAGGAATATGCTCCTGACGTCCTGGAGAGCTTCCAGAAACTCGTGGCCACTGGCCATGCAGAATTGCTGAACGAAACCTACGCCCATGCCCTTTCTGCCTTAAAAAGCAAAGAGGAATTTCATGACATGGTGCGCGCACAACAAGAGAAAGTCAAAAAACTCTTTAATGGCTATACCCCGAAAGTATTCCGTAACACCGAATTGATCTATTCGGACATCATCGGTGAAATGGTCGCAGAACTTGGCTATGAGGCGATTCTCACAGAAGGCGCCAAGCATATCCTAGGCTGGAAAAGCCCCAATTATGTCTACTGCAATGCCATCGAGCCAAAGTTAAAAGTGCTCCTCAAAAACTTCCGCTTAAGCGATGATATCGCCTTCCGTTTTGGGGAAAAAGCCTGGGCGGACTGGCCACTCACCACGGACAAATTCGTCAATTGGATCAATCAAATTCCCCAAGAAGAGGAGGTCATCAACCTGTTCATGGACTACGAGACCTTTGGTGAGCACCAATGGGCAGAAAGCGGCATTTTTGAGTTTATGCGCCATCTCCCTGACGCGGTATTGAACCAATCGAACTTCTCCTTCTCCACCCCATCAATGGTAGTGGAAGAAGCCTCACCTGTCGGCAAGATCCATGTGCCTGTCCCTATTTCTTGGGCGGATGAAGAACGGGATCTCACCGCTTGGCTGGGCAATGACCTTCAGGACGAAGCATTTGACCGCCTGTATGAGCTGGAACCGCTGGTCCGACAGTCGAAGGATCCACAAATCCAAAAAGACTGGAAATACCTCCAGACCAGTGACCACTTCTATTACATGTGTACCAAATTTTTCTCCGATGGAGATATTCACGCTTATTTCAGCCCTTACGATAGCCCCTATGAGGCATTCATCAACTTCATGAATGTCCTTAGCGATTTTATGCTGAGGCTGAAAAAAGAGCAGAACACACCCATTACAGAAAAATAA